The Streptomyces sp. WZ-12 genome segment GAACGGGACGCTCACCCTGGACTTCATGGCCGTCCCGGACCCCCAGGGCCACCATCTGGCCTTCGACGTCGACCCGGAGACCTTCGACGGGATCCTCGCCCGCCTCCGCTCGGCCGGCGTCCCCTACGGCAACGACCCGGGCCGTCCGGACAACGGCAGCATCGACCATCCGCTGCGCCCCCGAGGGCTGTTCTTCGTCGACGCCGACCGCAACCTCTACGAGGTGATGTCGCCGGCGTGAGCCGGGGCGGCGGCCGGCCGGCACCCCGCGGCGCCGGCCGGCCGTGCCCGT includes the following:
- a CDS encoding VOC family protein codes for the protein MPVSLNHTVVPATDHRAAARFFASVMGLAELPPAGRNGHFAPVRVNGTLTLDFMAVPDPQGHHLAFDVDPETFDGILARLRSAGVPYGNDPGRPDNGSIDHPLRPRGLFFVDADRNLYEVMSPA